In a genomic window of Streptomyces noursei ATCC 11455:
- a CDS encoding NAD(P)/FAD-dependent oxidoreductase, translating to MNRIVIVGASAAGLTAAETLRRRGWDGTLTLIGEESRPPYDRPPLSKQILTGAWGPARATLRSQPDLARLRAGLRLGQRAVALDVPGRRVSLEGGESIGFDALVIATGVAPRRLPDGDLAGVHVLRTLDDAIGLRAALRAGPRVVVVGAGFLGTEVAAAARAMGLDVTVAEPEPVPVRRPFGNRIGALVAELHRDHGTRLRCGVPVRRLRGAGGRVTGVELGDGTTLPADVVVMALGAAPATGWLEGSGLRLGDGVECDAYCQAAPGIYAAGDVASWPNAHFGTRMRLEHRMNATEQAMAVAGNLLGDATPFAPVPYFWTDQYDTRIQAYGIFPPDAEMRIVYGDTSDGHFAAAYGHHGRVVGVLGWNAPCQARTLRRLVVDRAPWTTFAATQALSPATVN from the coding sequence GTGAACCGGATCGTCATTGTGGGAGCCTCGGCCGCTGGCCTGACCGCGGCCGAGACCCTCCGCCGCCGCGGCTGGGACGGCACACTCACGCTGATCGGTGAGGAATCCCGTCCGCCGTACGACCGGCCGCCGCTGTCCAAGCAGATCCTGACCGGCGCCTGGGGGCCCGCACGTGCCACCCTGCGCTCCCAGCCGGATCTCGCGCGGCTGCGGGCCGGCCTGCGGCTCGGACAACGCGCCGTCGCCCTGGACGTCCCGGGCCGCCGGGTGAGCCTGGAAGGCGGCGAGAGCATCGGCTTCGACGCCCTGGTCATCGCCACCGGTGTGGCTCCCCGGCGCCTGCCCGACGGCGATCTGGCCGGAGTCCACGTTCTGCGCACGCTCGACGACGCGATCGGCCTGCGCGCCGCGCTGCGAGCCGGGCCCCGGGTGGTCGTGGTCGGTGCCGGATTCCTCGGCACCGAGGTCGCCGCGGCCGCCCGGGCCATGGGCCTGGACGTGACCGTGGCCGAACCGGAGCCGGTCCCGGTGCGGCGCCCGTTCGGGAACCGGATCGGTGCGCTCGTCGCCGAGTTGCACAGGGACCACGGAACACGCCTGCGTTGCGGAGTGCCGGTACGCCGGCTGCGCGGCGCCGGCGGCCGGGTGACCGGAGTGGAACTCGGCGACGGCACCACGCTGCCGGCCGACGTCGTCGTCATGGCCCTCGGTGCCGCGCCCGCGACCGGCTGGCTGGAAGGTTCGGGCCTGCGGCTGGGAGACGGGGTGGAGTGCGATGCGTATTGCCAGGCGGCACCCGGGATCTACGCCGCCGGCGATGTCGCCTCCTGGCCCAATGCGCACTTCGGCACCCGCATGCGGCTGGAGCATCGGATGAACGCCACCGAACAGGCCATGGCCGTGGCCGGCAACCTGCTCGGCGACGCGACTCCGTTCGCTCCTGTGCCCTACTTCTGGACCGACCAGTACGACACCAGGATCCAGGCGTACGGGATCTTCCCGCCGGACGCGGAGATGCGGATCGTCTACGGCGACACGTCGGACGGCCACTTCGCCGCCGCCTACGGGCACCACGGGAGGGTGGTCGGCGTACTCGGCTGGAACGCACCTTGTCAGGCACGCACGCTGCGCCGTCTGGTCGTCGACCGCGCTCCCTGGACGACTTTCGCGGCCACACAGGCACTCAGCCCGGCAACCGTGAACTGA
- a CDS encoding ferredoxin, with amino-acid sequence MKVIVDQNKCVASGQCVLTAPEVFDQREEDGIVVLLAENPPEGLADDVRQAVALCPAQAIWLEEQETKE; translated from the coding sequence ATGAAGGTGATCGTCGACCAGAACAAGTGTGTGGCCTCCGGTCAGTGCGTGCTGACCGCGCCGGAGGTGTTCGACCAGCGCGAGGAGGACGGCATCGTCGTCCTGCTCGCCGAGAACCCTCCTGAGGGCCTCGCCGACGACGTCCGGCAGGCCGTCGCCCTCTGCCCGGCCCAGGCCATCTGGCTGGAAGAACAGGAGACGAAGGAGTGA
- a CDS encoding cysteine hydrolase family protein: MAQNALLVMDVQRGIVDRFGEGAGYLARLRGAIGAARAAETPVIYVVVRFRAGHPEASARNKMLRALGDGVWFTDEDPGAEIHPDIAPRPADLVVTRTRVSAFVGSDLDLLLRAREIDGLVLTGIATSGVVLSTLRQASDLDFRLTVLADACLDADAEVHRVLTEKVFPLQADVVTVDGWITSIK, from the coding sequence ATGGCGCAGAACGCCCTCCTTGTGATGGATGTCCAGCGGGGCATCGTGGACCGCTTCGGCGAGGGTGCCGGATATCTGGCCCGCCTGCGCGGTGCGATCGGGGCGGCTCGCGCCGCGGAGACGCCGGTGATCTACGTGGTCGTCCGATTCCGCGCCGGGCACCCCGAGGCCAGCGCGCGCAACAAGATGCTCCGCGCACTCGGCGACGGTGTCTGGTTCACCGACGAAGACCCGGGCGCCGAGATCCACCCGGACATCGCGCCGCGACCCGCCGATCTCGTCGTGACGAGGACGCGTGTCAGCGCCTTCGTGGGCAGCGACCTCGACCTGCTCTTGCGCGCCCGCGAGATCGACGGGCTGGTCCTCACCGGCATCGCCACCAGCGGCGTCGTTCTGTCCACCCTGCGTCAAGCCTCCGACCTGGACTTCCGCCTCACCGTACTGGCGGACGCCTGCCTCGACGCCGACGCCGAGGTGCACCGGGTGCTCACCGAGAAGGTCTTCCCCCTGCAGGCCGACGTCGTCACCGTCGACGGCTGGATCACGTCGATCAAGTGA
- a CDS encoding FAD-dependent monooxygenase, translating to MASSPTASLATQTDVLIVGAGPAGLTLAAGLTQLGVDHVLIERADAVQPGAKAAFVQPGALEYLDRVGVADRLVAAGIRGRHFSVHDGARTLLRGSYDNLDTPFPMMLLVSQQTTEEHLHRRLTELGGMVHRRHKLITFSPDFPGVTAAVAAPDGSVRAVYARYLIGADGVHSRVRSTAGIAFPGKTREQLFALADVRLEPGSASALLEDTTFFFSSEGMLLTSPLADGQHRVVASVPPGSKAPTAEETETLLATRGPRQGGPKAVEVITASTYHVQERVAERLSDGPVFLLGDAAHTHSPAGGQGMNTGIQDAGNLAWKLHAVLTGLAPESLLDTYHGERHPVASGLVAFTSQITSLATMRDPELCQRRNDTIAAAAKAPGITDWLARRLSQLDISYATECATEPADGTYHVGQRVSPTLVPAAGLDWNLALPNPSTGPTGSGRIGPVNFQFVDGLETPLLIRPDGYLAAHGVPTDPHTVLANLASYLPGGPT from the coding sequence ATGGCCTCTTCTCCCACGGCCTCACTGGCCACGCAGACCGATGTCCTGATCGTCGGTGCAGGCCCCGCCGGGCTCACACTCGCCGCCGGCCTCACCCAGCTCGGTGTGGACCATGTGCTCATCGAGCGTGCCGATGCGGTCCAGCCCGGCGCCAAGGCCGCCTTCGTTCAGCCCGGCGCTTTGGAGTACCTCGACCGCGTGGGTGTTGCCGACCGCCTGGTGGCCGCAGGAATTCGAGGCCGCCACTTCAGCGTGCACGACGGCGCGCGCACTCTGCTCCGTGGGTCCTACGACAACCTGGACACCCCGTTCCCGATGATGCTGCTGGTCTCCCAACAGACCACCGAGGAACATCTCCATCGCCGCCTGACCGAGCTGGGCGGCATGGTCCACCGCCGCCACAAACTCATCACCTTCAGCCCCGACTTTCCCGGTGTGACCGCCGCCGTCGCCGCGCCCGACGGCTCGGTGCGTGCCGTGTACGCCCGCTACTTGATCGGAGCCGACGGCGTTCACAGCAGGGTGCGCTCCACAGCAGGGATCGCCTTCCCCGGCAAAACACGAGAGCAGCTGTTCGCATTGGCGGATGTCCGCCTCGAACCGGGTTCGGCTTCCGCGCTCCTTGAGGACACCACCTTCTTCTTCTCCTCCGAGGGAATGCTGCTGACGTCACCGCTGGCCGACGGCCAGCACCGGGTGGTTGCGTCCGTTCCTCCCGGTTCGAAGGCGCCCACCGCCGAAGAGACCGAGACGCTGCTGGCCACCCGCGGCCCGCGGCAAGGTGGGCCGAAGGCCGTCGAAGTCATCACAGCATCCACGTACCACGTGCAAGAACGCGTGGCCGAGCGGCTCTCGGACGGCCCGGTCTTCCTCCTGGGGGACGCCGCGCACACCCACAGCCCGGCCGGCGGCCAGGGCATGAACACCGGCATCCAGGACGCCGGCAACTTGGCTTGGAAGCTCCATGCCGTGCTCACCGGGCTCGCCCCTGAGAGTCTCCTGGACACCTACCACGGCGAGCGCCATCCCGTGGCTTCCGGTCTGGTCGCCTTCACCAGCCAGATCACCTCACTCGCCACCATGCGCGATCCGGAACTGTGCCAACGGCGCAACGACACCATCGCCGCAGCCGCCAAGGCACCTGGCATCACCGACTGGCTGGCGAGGCGGTTGTCACAGCTCGACATCAGCTATGCGACCGAATGTGCGACCGAACCGGCCGACGGTACCTACCACGTCGGGCAACGCGTCTCCCCTACGCTCGTCCCGGCCGCGGGTCTCGACTGGAACCTGGCCCTGCCGAACCCCTCCACCGGACCGACCGGGAGCGGCCGAATCGGTCCTGTGAACTTCCAGTTCGTCGACGGGCTGGAGACGCCCCTCCTCATCCGTCCGGATGGCTACTTGGCCGCCCACGGGGTTCCGACCGATCCGCACACCGTGCTTGCCAACCTCGCCTCCTACCTGCCCGGCGGGCCGACGTGA
- a CDS encoding chloride channel protein → MVLAIAVGAGAGLGSIAFRWLITTFTHLFSGHADYAGAGGSANPHVPWLGAAFVIITPIVGGLLYGPLVDRFAKEARGHGVPEVMLAVAQRGGRINPQVSVVKALASALCIGSGGSVGREGPIVQIGSALGSTLGRLAKVPEGRMRLLVACGAAGGIAATFNAPLAGVFFSMELILGTFSAEAFGATVLASVTASVIGRAAFGNTAFLTLPPFHVEHLAQYGLFAALGVVAGVVGVGFTRILYWIEDACDWAWRGPEWLRPAAGGLLLGLVLLVLPEMYGVGYPVLEKATKGGYVVAFLLLLLVGKIVATSLTIGIGGSGGVFAPSLFIGAMLGAAYGTTAGHLIPGVAGGAGAYALVGMGAVFAGASRAPITAVVILFELTGQYSIILPLMLAIVLATATSRLLSRDTIYTLKLRRRGIDLHAPAPHAALGTQTVQTVMEAVPAPLSAKADLGTAADLLTRSDHGVLPVVDDHGRFAGTLSARAVAEVLAGAPDARLSQVGELAQPASALTADMSLAVALHALVAAPGTGLPVLDPVKEHLVGWLTHQSALRALHAAVPTPAASAA, encoded by the coding sequence CTGGTGCTCGCGATCGCGGTGGGTGCCGGCGCCGGCCTGGGCTCGATCGCCTTCCGCTGGCTGATCACCACGTTCACCCATCTCTTCTCCGGTCACGCCGACTACGCGGGCGCCGGCGGCAGCGCGAACCCGCATGTGCCGTGGCTGGGCGCGGCGTTCGTGATCATCACCCCCATCGTGGGAGGGCTCCTGTACGGACCGTTGGTCGACCGGTTCGCCAAGGAGGCGCGGGGCCACGGTGTCCCGGAGGTCATGCTCGCCGTCGCGCAGCGCGGCGGGCGGATCAATCCCCAGGTCTCCGTCGTCAAGGCGCTCGCTTCCGCGCTGTGCATCGGTTCCGGTGGCTCGGTCGGGCGGGAGGGGCCCATCGTGCAGATCGGTTCCGCCCTCGGTTCGACTCTGGGCCGGCTGGCCAAGGTCCCCGAGGGCAGGATGCGGCTGCTGGTCGCCTGCGGTGCGGCCGGCGGCATCGCCGCCACCTTCAACGCACCCCTGGCCGGTGTCTTCTTCTCCATGGAGCTGATCCTGGGCACCTTCAGCGCCGAGGCGTTCGGCGCCACGGTGCTCGCAAGCGTCACCGCCAGCGTCATCGGACGCGCGGCGTTCGGCAACACCGCGTTCCTCACCCTTCCCCCCTTCCACGTCGAACACCTCGCCCAGTACGGGCTGTTCGCGGCGCTCGGCGTGGTGGCCGGTGTCGTGGGCGTGGGCTTCACCCGCATCCTGTACTGGATCGAGGACGCCTGCGACTGGGCCTGGCGTGGCCCGGAGTGGCTGCGGCCCGCGGCGGGCGGCCTCCTGCTGGGTCTGGTGCTGCTGGTCCTGCCCGAGATGTACGGCGTCGGCTACCCCGTGCTGGAGAAGGCCACCAAGGGCGGCTATGTCGTCGCGTTCCTGCTGCTCCTCCTGGTCGGCAAGATCGTGGCCACCAGCCTGACCATCGGCATCGGCGGGTCCGGCGGCGTCTTCGCACCCAGCCTGTTCATCGGCGCCATGCTGGGCGCCGCCTACGGAACCACAGCCGGTCACCTCATACCCGGCGTCGCCGGTGGAGCCGGTGCCTACGCCCTGGTCGGGATGGGCGCGGTCTTCGCCGGCGCCTCACGGGCACCGATCACCGCCGTCGTCATCCTCTTCGAGCTCACCGGCCAGTACTCGATCATCCTGCCCCTGATGCTCGCGATCGTCCTGGCCACCGCCACCAGCCGACTGCTCTCCCGCGACACCATCTACACCCTCAAACTCCGCCGCCGCGGCATCGACCTCCACGCCCCCGCACCCCACGCCGCCCTCGGCACGCAGACCGTGCAGACGGTGATGGAAGCCGTACCGGCGCCACTGTCCGCAAAGGCCGACCTTGGAACGGCGGCGGACCTGCTGACGCGCTCCGACCACGGCGTACTCCCCGTGGTCGACGATCACGGCCGCTTCGCGGGCACACTCAGCGCCCGTGCCGTCGCCGAAGTTCTCGCCGGCGCCCCTGATGCCCGACTGTCGCAGGTAGGCGAACTCGCCCAGCCCGCTTCGGCCCTCACCGCCGACATGTCGCTGGCCGTGGCCCTGCACGCCCTGGTGGCCGCTCCCGGCACCGGCTTGCCCGTGCTCGACCCGGTCAAGGAGCACCTCGTCGGCTGGCTCACGCATCAAAGCGCGCTCCGCGCCCTGCACGCCGCCGTCCCCACGCCGGCCGCTTCTGCCGCCTGA
- a CDS encoding nitroreductase family deazaflavin-dependent oxidoreductase yields the protein MPLEGEYEPSTTQWVREQVEVYESSGGTKGTTLWDTGRAVVVLTTRGAKSGKIRKAPVMRVEYHGRYAVVGSLGGSPKHPLWYFNVKADPHVELQDGPVKQDMMAHEAAGKERTEWWQRAVAVFPRYADVQKRTSQEFPVFVLEPFVGQ from the coding sequence ATGCCTCTCGAGGGCGAGTATGAACCCAGCACGACGCAGTGGGTGCGCGAGCAAGTGGAGGTGTACGAAAGCTCCGGCGGCACCAAGGGGACGACACTGTGGGACACAGGGCGGGCCGTGGTGGTGCTGACCACCCGGGGCGCCAAGAGCGGCAAGATCCGCAAGGCGCCGGTGATGCGCGTCGAGTACCACGGGCGCTATGCGGTGGTCGGCTCGTTGGGCGGATCCCCCAAGCATCCGCTGTGGTACTTCAACGTCAAGGCCGATCCGCACGTCGAACTCCAGGACGGCCCCGTGAAGCAGGACATGATGGCCCATGAGGCCGCCGGCAAGGAGAGGACGGAGTGGTGGCAACGCGCGGTCGCCGTCTTTCCGAGGTACGCCGACGTGCAGAAGAGGACCTCGCAGGAGTTCCCGGTGTTCGTTCTGGAACCTTTCGTCGGGCAGTGA
- a CDS encoding ATP-binding protein produces MTVTCTYAPEAPPRTGPARSPSASVDTWTLAHDPEAAGEARKITKELLAQWSVAEDAADSVLLTVSELVTNAVEHAQPPLNFGLSHDPGAQRVHIEVSDGGPAAMDGDWAANCTPDEHGRGLEIVDQLTAAHGHREEAGRAVHWADVTSAP; encoded by the coding sequence ATGACCGTGACCTGCACCTACGCCCCAGAGGCACCCCCTCGCACAGGCCCTGCTCGGAGTCCGTCGGCATCAGTCGACACATGGACCCTCGCGCACGACCCGGAAGCCGCTGGAGAGGCCCGCAAGATCACCAAAGAGCTGCTGGCTCAGTGGAGCGTCGCCGAGGACGCAGCCGACTCGGTCCTTCTGACCGTCTCCGAACTCGTCACCAACGCCGTGGAGCATGCCCAGCCTCCACTGAACTTCGGACTGAGCCACGACCCGGGCGCTCAGCGAGTGCACATCGAGGTGTCCGACGGAGGCCCCGCCGCCATGGACGGCGACTGGGCAGCCAACTGCACCCCTGACGAGCACGGCCGCGGACTGGAGATTGTCGATCAGCTCACCGCCGCGCACGGCCACCGTGAGGAAGCCGGACGCGCCGTCCACTGGGCCGACGTCACCAGCGCGCCCTGA
- a CDS encoding FAD-dependent monooxygenase: MFRPQADDEVVATVRRAGRSGQISARYLVGCDGGRSTVRKSAGIPFLGETWDEERFVMGSVRIDGMDPRCMHVWNDPDLGAGALVLVPMAFDGTWAFHTSVTADENRELPAPSLEDFRRLFAERAALPGVALHDLVWSTVWRPTVRMVERYRTGRVFLAGDAAHCHSAADGQGMNTGIQDAHNLSWKLAAALRGAPDSLLDSYQAERLPVGAALLAATSAQHRALFDSQGAEVLAKQFNDATGSASGADLTGLSINYQGSPLSRDLDSSTGIRAGDRAPDAPCRTADGEDIRLFDLLRGPHFTLLAFGKPPAAPLPDIPGVRTVTVDDAAGTEVLDVHGHARRAYGVTGEATVLVRPDGYVALTAGPVGSQQVAPYLGELVPAEPATH; the protein is encoded by the coding sequence TTGTTCCGTCCACAGGCGGACGACGAGGTCGTCGCCACCGTCCGACGCGCCGGCCGGAGCGGGCAGATCAGCGCCCGCTATCTGGTCGGCTGCGACGGCGGGCGCAGTACCGTTCGCAAGTCGGCCGGCATCCCGTTCCTCGGCGAGACCTGGGACGAGGAACGCTTTGTGATGGGTTCAGTGCGCATCGACGGCATGGACCCGCGCTGCATGCACGTCTGGAACGACCCGGACCTCGGCGCGGGCGCTCTGGTGCTGGTCCCGATGGCCTTCGACGGTACCTGGGCCTTCCACACGTCCGTCACCGCCGACGAGAACCGCGAACTCCCTGCGCCCTCACTGGAGGACTTCCGGCGGCTGTTCGCCGAACGAGCAGCCCTGCCCGGGGTCGCCCTCCACGATCTGGTCTGGTCGACCGTCTGGCGGCCGACCGTCCGCATGGTCGAGAGGTACCGCACCGGCCGCGTCTTCCTGGCCGGTGACGCCGCGCACTGCCACTCCGCGGCAGACGGCCAGGGCATGAACACCGGCATCCAGGACGCGCACAACCTGAGCTGGAAGCTGGCCGCTGCCCTGCGCGGAGCCCCCGACTCCCTGCTCGACAGCTACCAGGCCGAACGGCTTCCGGTCGGCGCCGCGCTGCTCGCCGCCACCTCCGCGCAGCACCGGGCGCTGTTCGACTCCCAGGGTGCAGAGGTCCTGGCCAAGCAGTTCAACGACGCCACCGGCTCCGCCTCCGGTGCCGACCTCACTGGCCTGTCCATCAATTACCAAGGCAGCCCGCTCAGTCGCGACCTCGACAGTTCCACCGGCATCCGCGCCGGCGACCGCGCCCCCGACGCGCCCTGCCGCACCGCGGACGGCGAGGACATCCGGCTGTTCGACCTGCTCCGCGGACCGCATTTCACCCTGCTGGCCTTCGGCAAGCCACCCGCCGCGCCTCTCCCCGACATCCCCGGCGTACGGACGGTCACCGTGGACGACGCAGCGGGCACGGAAGTCCTGGACGTCCACGGCCACGCCCGCCGCGCCTACGGTGTCACCGGCGAGGCGACGGTCCTGGTGCGTCCAGACGGCTACGTCGCCCTCACCGCCGGACCGGTCGGCTCGCAGCAGGTCGCGCCCTACCTCGGCGAGCTCGTCCCTGCCGAGCCGGCAACCCATTGA
- a CDS encoding MarR family winged helix-turn-helix transcriptional regulator, with translation MADVDEVTRAVLTASRVLVGVSARSLAAAEDKVTLPQFRLLIALSAHGDANLSGVAEILGVNPSTAMRMIDRLTAAGLTERHPNPENRRESLIHLTRDGRRIVDEVTARRREEIAAIVSRMDPAQGQALVDALTAFAHAADEPAVPTAGPDAYPLGWTDTTTH, from the coding sequence ATGGCGGATGTGGACGAGGTCACCCGGGCGGTGCTGACCGCCTCGCGCGTACTGGTGGGGGTCTCCGCGCGCTCCCTGGCGGCGGCCGAGGACAAGGTCACCCTTCCCCAGTTCCGGCTGCTGATCGCCCTGTCCGCACACGGCGACGCCAACCTCTCCGGAGTGGCGGAAATCCTCGGCGTCAACCCGTCCACCGCGATGCGCATGATCGACCGGCTCACCGCGGCCGGCCTCACCGAGCGTCACCCCAACCCCGAAAACCGCCGCGAATCCCTGATCCACCTCACCCGGGACGGGCGCCGGATCGTCGACGAGGTCACCGCCCGCCGCCGCGAGGAGATCGCCGCCATCGTCAGCCGCATGGACCCGGCCCAGGGCCAAGCCCTGGTCGACGCCCTCACCGCCTTCGCCCACGCCGCCGACGAACCCGCAGTACCCACCGCAGGCCCCGACGCCTACCCGCTGGGCTGGACCGACACCACCACGCACTGA
- a CDS encoding FAD-dependent monooxygenase yields the protein MKVVICGAGIAGLALAQRLDTLGWDVVVLEKAPGPRMQGYMIDFFGPGYDAAEAMGILPRLQQLAYPVREVASIDHTGRTRARLTYDQFSRAVRGRLLSLMRPDLERALRESLSDRIDLRFSTSLRHIDNTPTGVHLTLTDGTPLAADLLVGADGIHSTVRTMEFGAEERFLRYLGLHTAAFVFDAPDLHERIGDRFCLTESVGRQMGFYGLRDGRVATFTVHRTPDPTVPADPRDVLARRYSGLGWVTAEALDRCPPSDHIYYDQVAQIDLPAWSRGRVALLGDACQAVSLLAGQGASLALAGAYLLAGELDRATTIEAALDRYEQSWRPLVTDRQRTARNAARWFVPDSTWQLHIRRAFLKATRLPVVNRYVGQVLAGKTAKLPI from the coding sequence ATGAAGGTCGTGATCTGCGGGGCCGGTATCGCCGGCCTCGCCCTCGCCCAACGTCTGGACACCCTGGGCTGGGACGTCGTCGTCCTGGAGAAGGCGCCCGGCCCACGCATGCAGGGCTACATGATCGACTTCTTCGGCCCCGGCTACGACGCAGCCGAAGCCATGGGCATCCTCCCCCGCCTCCAGCAACTCGCCTACCCCGTAAGGGAAGTCGCCTCGATCGACCACACCGGCCGCACCCGCGCCCGGTTGACCTACGACCAGTTCAGCCGTGCCGTTCGCGGACGCTTGCTGAGTCTGATGCGTCCGGACCTGGAACGGGCCCTGCGCGAGAGCCTGTCCGACCGGATCGACCTGCGGTTTTCCACCTCCCTCCGGCACATCGACAACACTCCTACCGGGGTCCACCTCACCCTCACCGACGGCACCCCACTGGCCGCCGACCTCCTCGTAGGCGCGGACGGCATCCACTCCACCGTCCGCACCATGGAGTTCGGAGCCGAGGAGCGGTTCCTGCGCTATCTGGGCCTCCACACCGCCGCATTCGTCTTCGACGCACCCGACCTCCACGAACGGATCGGGGACCGCTTCTGCCTGACCGAATCCGTCGGCCGCCAGATGGGCTTCTACGGGCTGCGCGACGGACGGGTGGCCACCTTCACGGTGCACCGCACCCCCGACCCCACAGTGCCCGCCGACCCACGCGACGTCCTCGCACGCCGCTACTCCGGCCTCGGCTGGGTCACCGCCGAGGCGCTGGACCGCTGCCCACCCTCCGACCACATCTACTACGACCAGGTCGCACAGATCGACCTGCCGGCCTGGAGCCGCGGCCGCGTCGCACTCCTCGGCGACGCCTGCCAGGCGGTCTCCCTCCTCGCCGGCCAGGGCGCTTCCCTTGCCCTCGCCGGCGCCTACCTCCTGGCCGGCGAACTCGACCGGGCCACCACCATCGAGGCCGCACTGGACCGCTACGAGCAGTCCTGGCGGCCCTTGGTCACCGACCGGCAGCGCACCGCCCGCAACGCCGCCCGCTGGTTCGTGCCCGACTCCACCTGGCAACTCCACATCCGCCGCGCCTTTCTCAAGGCAACACGCCTTCCCGTCGTCAACCGGTATGTGGGACAGGTCCTCGCCGGGAAGACCGCCAAACTGCCGATATAG
- a CDS encoding cytochrome P450 yields MSTNAAPGTDMPSAQVPDYPMTRAARCPFDPPPALRTLQDQAPISRVRLWDGSSPWLVTRYEDVRALLADPRISSDSDLPHYPHLSPAQKERRRQSRTFINMDDPEHARLRRMVTAAFSIRQVEALRPAIQKIVDGLIDTMLAGPKPVDLVQAFALPVPSLVICELLGVPYADHDFFQANSKILIKTTSTVEQARVATQQLLDYLDQQIGVKLAHPADDVLSTLAERVRAGELSRHEAAGMGMLLLTAGHETTANMIALGTLALLQNPDQLARLRESDDPKLVASAVEELLRYLTIPHSGRRRVALEDIEVGGVTIRTGEGVVLANDVANRDPAAFPDPDQLDIDSNPRHHVAFGFGVHQCLGQPLARVELQVVYSTLYRRIPTLKLAVDLDEVPFKHDGAAYGVYELPVTW; encoded by the coding sequence ATGAGCACCAACGCGGCACCCGGCACCGATATGCCATCGGCGCAGGTACCGGACTACCCCATGACCCGGGCTGCCCGCTGCCCCTTCGATCCGCCGCCGGCCCTGCGCACCCTGCAGGACCAGGCTCCGATCAGCCGGGTGCGGCTGTGGGACGGCAGCAGCCCGTGGCTGGTCACGCGCTACGAGGACGTACGGGCTCTACTCGCCGATCCACGGATCAGTTCGGACAGCGACCTCCCGCACTACCCCCATCTGAGCCCGGCCCAGAAGGAGCGCCGGAGGCAGTCGCGGACCTTCATCAACATGGACGATCCGGAACACGCCCGGCTTCGCCGGATGGTGACCGCGGCCTTCTCCATCAGGCAGGTGGAGGCGCTGCGGCCTGCCATTCAGAAGATCGTCGACGGCCTGATCGACACCATGCTCGCCGGGCCCAAGCCGGTGGACCTGGTGCAGGCGTTCGCGTTGCCGGTGCCGTCACTGGTGATCTGCGAGCTGCTCGGCGTTCCGTATGCCGACCACGACTTCTTCCAGGCCAACAGCAAGATCCTGATCAAGACCACCAGCACCGTGGAGCAGGCGCGGGTGGCCACACAGCAGCTGCTCGACTACCTGGACCAGCAGATCGGCGTCAAACTCGCCCACCCGGCCGACGACGTGCTCTCCACGCTGGCCGAGCGGGTCAGGGCCGGCGAGCTCTCCCGGCATGAAGCGGCCGGCATGGGGATGCTGCTGCTGACCGCCGGGCACGAGACCACCGCGAACATGATCGCGCTGGGCACCCTGGCCCTGCTGCAGAACCCGGACCAGCTGGCCCGGCTGCGCGAGAGCGATGATCCGAAGCTGGTCGCTTCGGCGGTCGAGGAACTCCTGCGCTACCTCACCATCCCGCACAGCGGACGGCGCCGGGTGGCCCTGGAGGACATCGAGGTCGGCGGCGTGACCATCCGCACCGGCGAGGGCGTCGTCCTCGCCAACGACGTCGCCAACCGCGATCCCGCGGCCTTCCCCGACCCCGACCAACTGGACATCGACAGCAATCCCCGCCACCACGTGGCTTTCGGCTTTGGCGTCCACCAGTGCCTGGGCCAGCCGCTGGCCCGGGTGGAGTTGCAGGTCGTCTACAGCACCCTGTACCGCCGCATCCCCACGTTGAAGCTGGCCGTGGATCTCGACGAGGTCCCGTTCAAGCACGACGGGGCCGCCTACGGCGTCTACGAACTGCCCGTCACCTGGTGA
- a CDS encoding MarR family winged helix-turn-helix transcriptional regulator has product MDETPEEGHQEVATALNELATGLVRHLLSGRQSMSLTTASTLSRLEQEGTIRLTALAAAEGIAQPSMTALVQRLEDQGLATRVGHPEDGRVRLVAITEAGRELMAERRRTQSARVAGMLAALPEQDVRALGEAMRTALPIVRRMIQAAPQPRISSGESPS; this is encoded by the coding sequence ATGGATGAGACACCTGAAGAGGGTCACCAGGAGGTGGCGACGGCGCTGAACGAGCTGGCCACCGGACTGGTCAGGCACCTCCTGTCGGGCCGGCAGAGCATGAGTCTGACCACCGCCTCGACGCTCAGCAGACTGGAGCAGGAAGGTACGATCCGGCTGACCGCGCTGGCAGCGGCGGAGGGCATCGCCCAACCGTCGATGACCGCCCTGGTGCAACGGCTGGAAGACCAGGGCCTGGCCACTCGAGTGGGCCATCCCGAGGACGGGCGGGTCCGCCTGGTTGCCATCACGGAAGCCGGGCGAGAGCTGATGGCCGAGCGCCGGCGCACGCAGAGTGCCCGGGTGGCCGGCATGCTGGCCGCGTTGCCCGAGCAGGACGTGCGGGCGCTCGGCGAGGCCATGCGCACGGCCCTGCCCATCGTCCGGCGGATGATCCAAGCCGCCCCACAACCCCGTATTTCCAGCGGCGAATCACCCTCCTGA